The window GTCGATATCCGCGTGCCGGGGCCGCGCGCTGCGGGCCGCACGGTCGAGCGCCCCGCGCACGGCCGCGCGAGTCGGTTCACCCAGCCTGCTTTCCAAGTCGTCGACAACTTTCCGCACGACATCGCGCGCCGTTTCCTTGGTGCGCTCGGGCATCACGGAGTTGAGCGACAGCAGCGTCCCCACCAAGTGGACGTCCGGCTCGACCGCGGACAGCAGCTCCGGTTCGAGCAGCAGCCGTTTGAGGCCCAGCCGGTCGACGGCGTCGCGCTGCATCACCTGCACGATGGAACTCGGGAAGTACGCGCGGATATCGCCCAGCCACCGGGCGACCCGCGGCGCGGACGCGCCCAGTCCGGCCGAGCGCGGCGCGCCCGATTCCGGCTCGGGCTGGTACAGGGCGGCCAGCACACCGTCCATTTTGGAGTCTTCGGCATCCAGGCCGACGCCGGTGCCGTCCTCGTCGCCGCCGAGGACCAAGCGCCAGCGCCGCAGGCGTTCGTCGTTCATCGCACCCCCAGCAGCGTCGCGAGCACCGGCACGGCGGCCGCCGCCCGCTCTTCGTCGATCTCCGCCACCACCTCGGGAACACCCGAGCCGCGCCGGGCCGCCCGTTCGCCGATCGTGCGCCGCTCCGGGCCGGCGAACGCGCCGAAAGTGCGCCGCAGCAACGGAAGTACCTGGGCGAACTGGTCGCCGGCGATACCCGCGAGCCAGCGGTCGAGGACGTCGAGGAGCGTGTCGTCGTGGATCAGCAGCAGGGCACCGCCCGCGAAGAAGCCCTCGATGTAGGCGGCGGCCGCGGCGGGCGCGACACCGGCGGTCAGCTCCCGGCCCAGGCGCAGCGCGACCTCACCGGTGGCCACGCGGTCGGCGTCGTGCAGCAGCCGGGTGACCCGGCCCGCGAGCAGGGGCGGCGCGGAGTCGCGGGCGGCGACCGCCGCGAGCGCGTCGAGCCATTGGCCGGTCGCGGTCTCGCCGAGCAGGCCGGTGGCCTCGTGCACGCCGTCGACCAGCGCGCACAGCTCCTCGGCGGCTTGGTCGTCGAGGCCGTGCGCGGCGCGCGGCAGGCCCGCGCAGACCCTGGTCAGGATGCGTTCGCTGACCGCGGTCAGCGCGGCCGTGTCGGTGCCCCGGACGTCGCCGTAGCGCGCGGCGCGGGCCAGCGGCGGGAGCGCGCCCATGAGCGCGGCGGCGTCCGCGTCGGCGGCGGCGCGGGTGTCGAGGGCCGCGAGCGCTTCGGGCAGGGCATCGGCGAGGTCGGCGAGCAGGCAGTCCTCGATGGCCCCGGTGATCTCCGGCAGCGAGGACTCTGCCGTGGTCCGCGACCGCACCACGGAGGTAGCGGCGGCGACCACCGACGTGCCGTGCACCCCGGCCGCGACGAGGTCGACCTCGAAGGCGGGTTCCCAGGCCAGCGACCACGTCTCGCGGAACGTGCCCTTGGAGCGGCGGGCGGAGATCGCCGGGACACCCCAGTCGATGCCGAGGACCCGCAGCCGGTGCAGCAGCTTGGAGCGCTCGGCGCCGTTGGTGTCGCGCAGGTCCAGATCGAGTTCGCGTTCCTGCGGGTCGCGCTTGAGCCGCAGCCTGCGGGCCTGGGCGGTGAGGTCGGCGGCGACCGGCGCCTGCGGGGTGCCCTCGGGCACCTCCCCCAGCCGCTCCCCCACGACCAGCCGTCTGGTGACGAGGTCCAGTTGCAGCTCGTCGCCGCCGCAGAGGACCGCCCGGGTGGCCTCGGTGACCTCGGAGAGCCCGGCGACGGCCCGGCCGCGCAGCGCGGCGAGGGTGTCGGCCAGCCGGACCGCCTCGATCACATGGGCGCTCGACACCGGCAGGTCCTCGGTGCGCAGCACCCTGGCCACATCCGTCAGCCACCGGGCGGTGATGTGGTCGGTCGCGGTGAACAGGTGGTGGTACCAGCCGGGTGAGGTGATGCCAGCGCCGTAGCCGCTGGTGGTGGCGAGCCTGCTGTGCGTCCACGGCACCCAGGTGCACGCGACCTTGCGCTTCGGGAGTCCTTTGAGGATCCGCTGGTCGTGCGCGGCGGGCGGGAAGGGCTGGCGCAGCGCCGGGACGTGCCAGGCACCGCAGACGACGGCGATCCGCTCGTGACCGTCCTTTTGCGACTTGCGGATGACCTGGCGCATGTACGCCTCACGCTGCCGCTCGCGTTCGTCGGTGTCCTGATGCTCCTCGCGCAGCGCGCCCATCGCCTCGGCGATCACCTCGAACGGCGGCTCGCCGTGGCGGCCGTGTTCGATCATCTCGTCCCACCAGCGCTCGGCGTCGTCGTAGCCCGCCAACTGGGCCAGCGTCCCGAGCGGGTCCTCCGTGCGACCACGGCAGCGGGTGGGTTCGGCGGCGAACTGGTGGGCGGCGGGCAGGTCGCAGAAGCGCACCGGGACACCGGCCTCGACCGCGTAGCGGATCGCCTGCCATTCCGGGCTGAACACGGCGAACGGCCAGAACGCTGCGCGCGCCGCGTCGTCTGCGGCGTAGGCCAGCAGCGCGACCGGCGGCACCATGGTGTCATCGGCCGCCCACGACACCAGGGCGTCGGCCTCCGGCGGCCCTTCGATGAGCACGAGGTCCGGGGCCAGGTCGGCGAGCGCGCGCACCACGGCGCGGGCGGAACCCGGGCCGTGGTGGCGGATGCCGAGAAGGGTGACCGCTTCGGTCATCCGCTCAGCTCCCGGCACGCCCGGTAGAAGTCCGACCAGCCGTCGCGCTCACGCACGACCGTCTCCAGGTACTCCATCCACACGACCCGGTCGGCGGACGGGTCTTTCACCACCGCGCCAAGGATTCCGGCCGCCACGTCGTGCGGCCGCAGCACCCCGTCGCCGAAGTGCGCGGCGAGCGCGACACCGCCGGTGAGCACGCTGATCGCCTCCGCGGTGGACAGAGTGCCCGACGGGGACTTCACCGCGATCCGCCCGTCCTCGGTGCGCCCGGCGCGCAGCTCGCGGAACACGGTGACCACGCGGCGGATCTCGGCCAGGCCCGCACTGTCGGCGGGCAGCGCGAGCGAGGCGCCGAGATCGCTGACCCGACGGGTGACGATCTCCACCTCGGCCTCCGCGGTGTCCGGCAGCGGCAGGACGACGGTGTTGAACCGCCTGCGCAGCGCGCTGGACAGCTCGTTGACGCCCTTGTCGCGGTTGTTGGCGGTGGCGATGACGTTGAAACCGGGGCGGGCCTGCGCCTCGGACTCCAGCTCCGGGATCGGCAGGGTCTTCTCGGACAGGATGGTGATGAGGCTGTCCTGCACGTCGGCGGGGATGCGGGTCAGCTCCTCGACCCGGGCGAGCCTGCCCTCCCGCATCGCGCGCAGCACCGGGCTGGGCACGAGCGCCTGCTCGCTGGGACCTTCGGCGATGAGCCGGGCGTAGTTCCAGCCGTAGCGGATGGCTTCCTCCGCGGTGCCCGCCGTGCCCTGGACCAGCAGCGTCGAGTCCCCGCTGATCGCGGCGGCGAGGTGTTCGGACACCCAGGTCTTCGCCGTTCCCGGCACGCCCAGCAGCAGGAGCGCGCGGTCGGTGGCGAGGGTGGCGATCGCGACCTCGATAAGCCTGCGCGGGCCGATGTACTTGGGGGTGATCACGGTGCCGTCGGGCAGGGTCGTGCCCAGCAGGTAGTTCAGCACCGCCCACGGCGAGAGCCGCCACGAGGGCGGCCGCTGCCGGTCGTCGTGCTCGGCCAGCGCGGCCAACTCGGCGGCGTGGGCCTGCTCGGCGTGCGGGCGCAGCACGGTCTCGGTCATCGCTCATCCCTCTCACTGCGGCAGATCAGGGTGGTCATGGCGGCGTATGGCGGCGCAACGCTCGCGTGGCCGATGGGAGCCGGCTTCATCGCAGCTCCTCCGCCATCTCCCGGCGGAACACCAGCGTCTCGGACAGGTGCCGCCGCCAGGCGGGGGCGTCCGGGGGCAGCGGCTCGACGGCGACCCGGTGGCGCAGGCACTCGGCGGGCACCGTGCGGGCGATCATTCCCGCCGCCCTGGCGACGGCCCGGTGGTCGGTGTGGCCCGCCAACCAGTCCAGGAGGGCGTTTCCCAGGTCGACGGGCCAGGGGGCGGGTAGCGCCACCACAAGTTCGGCGAGATCGGCGGACTTGCGAGCGCCACCGAGCTCGGCGACCGTGCGGGCCCGCTCGGCGGCGGGCAGCACGTTCACCAACGCGGCGGTCTCCGGGGTGGTGAGGTCGTCGGTGGTGAGCAATGCCCGAGCCCAGGCGACGTCGCGCTGACGGGCGGCGGCGGCGGCCCACGCCTCGAGCAGGATGCCCGGATCGCAGCCCTGGACGGGCATCCCCAACAGGTCGGCCGGGTTCCGCTCCCACCCGGCGAGTGGGGCGGCGGCCACGATGTGCCGCAGCCAGGCCGTGCGCTGCCCACCCCGCGCGGGGGCGGCGGGGACGCCGTCGCGCGCCATGCTGTCGTCGCGGGTGGTCGGGAGGCGGACGGTGATCGTCGCGTCGGCCACCGTCACCAGGGCCCGCAGGCGCTCGGCCATCCGGGCGGCGAACGCCGACGCGGGTCTGCCTGCCAGAATGTCGGCGGCGAGCGCCCGGACCTCCTGGGCCCGATCGTCCAGGGCGGCTTCGAGGAAGTCGTCCCCGACCAGGTCCCGGACGGCGCGCAGGAACCGCACCCGATTCGCGGCGGGCTCGGCCGACCAGTCGCGGGCCAGCGCCTCGCCCGCGGCGGCCGGATCGGCGGCGAACGTCTCGCGCAGCCACCGGACCCGTTGGTCGGTGTCGCCGTAGCGCCACACGTCGGCGATGTCGGACCGGTGGTCGGCCAGGTAGCTCCACTCGGGATTGAGCGCGCCCAGCCAGCCACCGCGCGCACCGGCGACCTCGGCGAACGGCGAGCGCAGGGCGTGCCGGGTCCGGGCCAGCTCGGCCAAGATCGGCAGCCGCTCCGGCGGCAGCCGCAGGTCGGTGCGGCGCACCAGGTCCAGCCAGTCACCGAGCAGGTCGGTGTGGTCGCCGCTGAGCATCCGGTCGAGCCGCCGCCTCGCCACGGCGGGGATGACGGCCCGACTGTCCTCAGCCGCCGCCTGCACCGGCAGGCCACCGGTCTCCGGCACCCGACCCGCCCGCCGGTAGCCGGCCATGAGCGCGGCGGCCGTCAGCAGCCGGGTCGCTGGGTCTTCGTTCTCGGGCACCAAGGCCCGCACGGATTCCGGCAACCCTTCGGTGTGCACCACCCGCCGCCGCGTCCCCAGCAGCGCGGCGGCCACCAACTCATCCCACCCGCTCACAACCGCACCGCCCGCTCCCCGTCCCAACAGGACAGCGGACGCAACCCACTCACCGAAAGCTCCGCCGCCACCGTCAGCGGCCGCCCACCCGACACCGCCAGCAGCGTCCACGGGTCCACCCCCGCGCCCAGCGGCAGCACCGATCCGTCCACAGAGGACAGTCCCCATTCCTTGCCCAGCGACACCGGCGAGACGTCGTGCAGCACCACCGGGAGCCGGTCGAGCCATGGGTCGAGTGCCAGCCCGGCGGCGAACGCGGCCAGCGCGTCGTCGACGGTTCCGCCGGAGGGCACCGGGGCGGGTACGGCGTCGTCGCGGTCGGCGACCAGTGCGCGCAGCGGGAGGGCGCCCGGGTAGAACGCCAACGTGGCCGGGACGAGGGTGCCCGACACCAGCGAGGTGTCGAGAATCCGCCCCGGGCCCGCGAACGACAGCACCAGCGCCCACCGCCCGCTCGCCGAACCCCGCAGCCACGTCCGCCGGGAGACCAGTTGGTCGTTCTCCTGGTCGACGTGGCCCGCGACCAGCCACTCGTCACGCACCCGGTCGCCGGAGGCCAGGACGTCGGCGGTGTCCACGGTGAAGCCCAAGCGGGTGCGCACGGTCGCCGCGAGCGGAGCGGGTAGGTCGTCGATCCGGGCGTACGCCACCGCCAGCGTCCGCAGCAGCGCGAGGTCTTCGAGCAGCCGGGACGGCCAGTCGCGCCCGCGCCCGGGGAGCATCGCGGCCCGCCGCAACCCCGACGCGAGGCCGGGGGCCTGGGCGTCGACCATGCGGGCGGCCACGGCGTAGAGCACGTCAGGGCTCTGGTCGAGCACCGCCAAGCCGGTCGTCACCTGGTCCCCGAGCCAGCCGATCAGCTCCGCGGCACCGCCCGCGACCCGCGAGGCACGCTTCTCCGCGCGCCGCGCCGCCGCTTCCTCGTCGCGCTCACCGGAAGACTCGGCCCGCTTGGGCCGGGCCAGCCACGTGTCGACCCACTCCGGCTCATCGGACTCCGGGACCGCGCCGTCAGCCCACAGCAGCAGCAACCCGAGAGCGTGCTTGCACGGGAACTTCCGGCTCGGACATGAGCACTTGAACGCGGGCTCGGACAGGTCGACGCCGACTTGGTACGGCGCCTTCCCACTCCCCTGGCAGGCACCCCAGACCGCATGCGCCGAGGCTCCCAGCGACGGCCACTTCGCCGGACTCGCCTGGCTCCGACCCGCCTTCGCGGACGCGGCGTCGGGCGCGAGGTCGAGCACCTGCTCAGCGGTCCACCGCACCCCGCGCCCTCGTCTCTGCCGGCACCTGCCCCGTCGACCCGAGCATGCCGGCTGACACCGACACCGACGGTGCCAGGTCAGTTCACACAGTCCGGCGCGGCAGGCATGTCCCCGGCCATGGCTGCCTGGACGAACGGCCGCACCGCCTCCGGCGAGACCTCGAGCCCAGCGCCCTGCGTCGAGTTCACCACCTCACCCACCGGGATCAGCGCGACCCGCACCCCGCCACGCGTCTTGGCCAGGCCCTCCGCGAGTCCGAGCAGATCCGCGTCGGTGACCACCTGATCGCGGACAGCGGCCAGCACCGAGGCCGCGTTGGCGGGAGTGACGCGGCCGATCAACCCGGACAGGAACACCTGCTGGCGCTTGATCCGGTCCAGGTCCCCGTTGGGCAGCCCGTGCCGCTGCCGCACGAACGCCAGCGCGGTCGAACCGGCCACCGTCTGCCGGCCTTCCCGGAAGTCGGCCTGGGCGAACGGGTCCCGGGTCGCCGCCCGCAGACACACCTCGACACCGCCCACCGCGTCCGCCGCCCGCCCGATCGCGGCCATGTCGATCACGAGGTAGTCGTCGATCGCCATGCCGGTGAGTGCGCCGACAGCCGTCATCGTCAGCTCGGCGCCCGCCTTGTCCGCCTCGCCCTGGCTCGCGCCCGCCGACAGGGCGGCTTCCCGCCCCCGGCTGAACGCCGAGTTCACC is drawn from Actinokineospora alba and contains these coding sequences:
- a CDS encoding LCP family protein; the encoded protein is MTFDKTESLIREAVTEQAGRAVDGSTVLRALRRERPRRSMPLVFAAVAVVVAAVSAVVIPQMVRRDQAPPAAPGAVLEERTVLVLGRDEGSRADTIMLTRLAGERATAISVPRDTLVDIPGFGQGKVNSAFSRGREAALSAGASQGEADKAGAELTMTAVGALTGMAIDDYLVIDMAAIGRAADAVGGVEVCLRAATRDPFAQADFREGRQTVAGSTALAFVRQRHGLPNGDLDRIKRQQVFLSGLIGRVTPANAASVLAAVRDQVVTDADLLGLAEGLAKTRGGVRVALIPVGEVVNSTQGAGLEVSPEAVRPFVQAAMAGDMPAAPDCVN
- a CDS encoding SWIM zinc finger family protein produces the protein MRWTAEQVLDLAPDAASAKAGRSQASPAKWPSLGASAHAVWGACQGSGKAPYQVGVDLSEPAFKCSCPSRKFPCKHALGLLLLWADGAVPESDEPEWVDTWLARPKRAESSGERDEEAAARRAEKRASRVAGGAAELIGWLGDQVTTGLAVLDQSPDVLYAVAARMVDAQAPGLASGLRRAAMLPGRGRDWPSRLLEDLALLRTLAVAYARIDDLPAPLAATVRTRLGFTVDTADVLASGDRVRDEWLVAGHVDQENDQLVSRRTWLRGSASGRWALVLSFAGPGRILDTSLVSGTLVPATLAFYPGALPLRALVADRDDAVPAPVPSGGTVDDALAAFAAGLALDPWLDRLPVVLHDVSPVSLGKEWGLSSVDGSVLPLGAGVDPWTLLAVSGGRPLTVAAELSVSGLRPLSCWDGERAVRL
- a CDS encoding DUF5691 domain-containing protein — its product is MSGWDELVAAALLGTRRRVVHTEGLPESVRALVPENEDPATRLLTAAALMAGYRRAGRVPETGGLPVQAAAEDSRAVIPAVARRRLDRMLSGDHTDLLGDWLDLVRRTDLRLPPERLPILAELARTRHALRSPFAEVAGARGGWLGALNPEWSYLADHRSDIADVWRYGDTDQRVRWLRETFAADPAAAGEALARDWSAEPAANRVRFLRAVRDLVGDDFLEAALDDRAQEVRALAADILAGRPASAFAARMAERLRALVTVADATITVRLPTTRDDSMARDGVPAAPARGGQRTAWLRHIVAAAPLAGWERNPADLLGMPVQGCDPGILLEAWAAAAARQRDVAWARALLTTDDLTTPETAALVNVLPAAERARTVAELGGARKSADLAELVVALPAPWPVDLGNALLDWLAGHTDHRAVARAAGMIARTVPAECLRHRVAVEPLPPDAPAWRRHLSETLVFRREMAEELR
- a CDS encoding ATP-binding protein, whose translation is MTETVLRPHAEQAHAAELAALAEHDDRQRPPSWRLSPWAVLNYLLGTTLPDGTVITPKYIGPRRLIEVAIATLATDRALLLLGVPGTAKTWVSEHLAAAISGDSTLLVQGTAGTAEEAIRYGWNYARLIAEGPSEQALVPSPVLRAMREGRLARVEELTRIPADVQDSLITILSEKTLPIPELESEAQARPGFNVIATANNRDKGVNELSSALRRRFNTVVLPLPDTAEAEVEIVTRRVSDLGASLALPADSAGLAEIRRVVTVFRELRAGRTEDGRIAVKSPSGTLSTAEAISVLTGGVALAAHFGDGVLRPHDVAAGILGAVVKDPSADRVVWMEYLETVVRERDGWSDFYRACRELSG
- a CDS encoding DUF5682 family protein — encoded protein: MTEAVTLLGIRHHGPGSARAVVRALADLAPDLVLIEGPPEADALVSWAADDTMVPPVALLAYAADDAARAAFWPFAVFSPEWQAIRYAVEAGVPVRFCDLPAAHQFAAEPTRCRGRTEDPLGTLAQLAGYDDAERWWDEMIEHGRHGEPPFEVIAEAMGALREEHQDTDERERQREAYMRQVIRKSQKDGHERIAVVCGAWHVPALRQPFPPAAHDQRILKGLPKRKVACTWVPWTHSRLATTSGYGAGITSPGWYHHLFTATDHITARWLTDVARVLRTEDLPVSSAHVIEAVRLADTLAALRGRAVAGLSEVTEATRAVLCGGDELQLDLVTRRLVVGERLGEVPEGTPQAPVAADLTAQARRLRLKRDPQERELDLDLRDTNGAERSKLLHRLRVLGIDWGVPAISARRSKGTFRETWSLAWEPAFEVDLVAAGVHGTSVVAAATSVVRSRTTAESSLPEITGAIEDCLLADLADALPEALAALDTRAAADADAAALMGALPPLARAARYGDVRGTDTAALTAVSERILTRVCAGLPRAAHGLDDQAAEELCALVDGVHEATGLLGETATGQWLDALAAVAARDSAPPLLAGRVTRLLHDADRVATGEVALRLGRELTAGVAPAAAAAYIEGFFAGGALLLIHDDTLLDVLDRWLAGIAGDQFAQVLPLLRRTFGAFAGPERRTIGERAARRGSGVPEVVAEIDEERAAAAVPVLATLLGVR